One Jeotgalibaca porci genomic region harbors:
- a CDS encoding helix-turn-helix transcriptional regulator, translated as MVKNYPFVGSHYFSENFKPQDLSLTYQHIQATQTPHFYNEVEFIFIVSGKGEIAINGQLFAIKEGDLIHLLPYHVHQLILADNQSVECFRIRFSLGLLLLSSVNEDNYLSALTHMDYTVPIISLNARKQRQLRFFCDEVIYEKNQNNKHFETLHISLTSYISYLFQTIKMNPYHKNEPANGWRSLEYLQLYHQDELTVERVAHALALTKEEVRTSLNQLTGMDFIQLLNQVRIRNATALLQFPDLTIQKIASICGYASNANFYKQFKEVHDLTPTQYRQNLKENKQMIGFNDSWDVIIYILENCCTQLDLESVVTHTNFSSDKINKLLHDKLNIGFKELLNRCRVQVARMLVQNYDFNLSELAIKVGFSDVNTLIRNYKKYLNTTPHQDKKQSKWPL; from the coding sequence ATGGTAAAAAATTACCCGTTTGTCGGTAGTCACTATTTTTCGGAAAACTTCAAACCACAAGATCTGTCACTCACCTATCAGCATATTCAAGCTACACAAACGCCGCATTTTTATAATGAAGTGGAATTTATTTTTATTGTTTCTGGCAAAGGTGAAATTGCCATCAATGGGCAGTTATTTGCGATTAAAGAGGGCGATTTAATTCACTTATTACCGTATCATGTTCATCAGTTGATACTCGCAGACAACCAGTCCGTGGAGTGTTTTCGCATCCGTTTTTCGCTCGGGCTCTTATTGTTGTCTTCGGTAAATGAAGATAATTACCTGTCAGCTTTGACACATATGGATTATACGGTTCCGATTATTTCATTGAATGCTCGTAAACAAAGACAGTTGCGTTTCTTTTGCGATGAAGTCATTTATGAAAAAAATCAAAATAATAAGCATTTTGAAACATTGCATATTTCGTTAACGTCTTACATTTCTTACTTATTTCAAACGATTAAAATGAATCCCTATCACAAAAATGAACCGGCAAACGGTTGGCGGAGTCTGGAATATTTACAGCTTTATCATCAAGACGAACTGACAGTGGAACGGGTCGCACATGCTCTGGCACTGACTAAAGAAGAAGTTCGTACTTCATTAAATCAACTAACCGGAATGGATTTTATTCAATTGTTGAATCAAGTGAGAATTCGAAATGCGACTGCCTTGTTACAGTTTCCCGATCTTACTATTCAAAAAATCGCCTCTATCTGTGGCTATGCTTCCAATGCCAATTTCTATAAACAGTTTAAAGAAGTTCACGACTTAACACCAACCCAGTACCGGCAAAACTTGAAAGAAAACAAGCAGATGATTGGATTTAATGATAGTTGGGACGTTATTATCTATATTTTAGAGAATTGTTGTACGCAATTGGACCTTGAAAGTGTGGTGACGCACACGAATTTTTCAAGTGATAAAATCAATAAGCTCTTACACGATAAGTTGAATATAGGGTTTAAAGAACTATTGAATCGCTGCCGCGTGCAGGTCGCGCGAATGTTGGTTCAGAATTATGATTTTAATCTGAGCGAACTAGCTATCAAAGTAGGTTTCTCTGATGTTAATACCCTCATCCGCAACTACAAAAAGTATTTGAATACTACACCGCATCAAGACAAAAAGCAGAGCAAATGGCCACTATGA
- a CDS encoding NAD-dependent epimerase/dehydratase family protein gives MSKVFVLGGTGFLGYYTTMELLARGYQVKTIALPPMPEENLLPAEVEITLGDMNALTDQEIIELLSDCEGFMYAAGADERVVPAKPALKFFYEANVLPTQRFARLAKQAGIKKFVIFGSYFAEFAERLVGKYDLKSQPYPNTRLLQEQVAFAEGEGSMTVTSLRLPYIFGTMPGRLPLWKMFTDRIKDRPVFPALKGGTAMVTVEQVAEAAVGAMENGKHRKTYAISAVNMKFQEFYQMMVDALGQTETTTVPVLPFEQMKGSYEEIDRHAEENGVEHGILYSLSGQVQEEDLFVDPADTWEELGIKDHDVIASIKETLEKCVAE, from the coding sequence ATGTCAAAAGTATTCGTTTTAGGTGGAACAGGTTTTCTAGGGTATTACACAACGATGGAACTGTTAGCTCGTGGGTACCAAGTTAAAACAATCGCATTGCCTCCGATGCCAGAAGAAAATTTGTTGCCAGCAGAAGTTGAGATTACATTAGGCGATATGAATGCATTGACCGACCAAGAAATCATTGAACTTTTAAGCGACTGTGAGGGATTTATGTATGCAGCGGGAGCCGATGAACGCGTTGTTCCGGCAAAACCAGCCTTGAAATTCTTTTACGAAGCAAATGTATTACCGACACAGCGTTTCGCACGCTTGGCTAAACAAGCAGGTATAAAGAAATTTGTTATTTTTGGCTCTTATTTCGCAGAGTTTGCTGAACGATTAGTAGGCAAATACGACCTAAAAAGCCAACCTTATCCAAATACGCGTTTACTGCAAGAACAAGTTGCGTTTGCTGAAGGTGAAGGCTCTATGACGGTAACAAGTTTGCGTCTTCCTTATATTTTCGGAACGATGCCAGGGCGTTTACCACTATGGAAAATGTTCACGGACCGGATTAAAGATCGCCCTGTCTTTCCTGCCCTTAAAGGTGGAACGGCAATGGTAACTGTCGAACAGGTGGCAGAAGCAGCAGTTGGTGCAATGGAGAATGGAAAGCATCGCAAAACATATGCTATTTCCGCAGTTAATATGAAATTCCAAGAATTTTACCAAATGATGGTAGATGCGCTTGGTCAAACAGAAACAACAACAGTTCCAGTGCTACCATTTGAACAGATGAAAGGTTCTTACGAGGAAATTGATCGTCACGCTGAAGAAAATGGAGTCGAACATGGGATTCTCTATTCCTTGTCCGGGCAAGTTCAAGAAGAAGATTTATTTGTAGACCCGGCTGATACATGGGAAGAATTGGGAATTAAAGACCATGACGTCATTGCCTCTATTAAAGAAACGCTAGAAAAATGTGTAGCAGAATAG